The following nucleotide sequence is from Solanum dulcamara chromosome 7, daSolDulc1.2, whole genome shotgun sequence.
atttttaatattttttaaaacttacgggtataaaataattttttttaaaataatcaaatattcttggaaaaacCTGTGATCAAACTCATGGtgaaatttcaccaaaatttcaCTCAAAAAAACTTTCTAAGAATATTTTGGGAATTTGGGTCAAACGTTAGCTTAACagtttgagattttttttaggaaaaaatacACTTAATAGACAATttgtgaaactatttacccAAATTGGATCCAACCcaaatttatttacttttaataGACTCATGATTCAAAATACTCTAATGTTATCAAAGAGGAACAAGGAAAATACTCTGATGATATCAAACAATTTATCAAATAGTTTCTTTttgataccattagagtataataattttttttttttttggagtataacaataattatctcTTTTTTAATGGATTAAGCAATAatccaataataaaaataaattatatttatacgaTTTGATATATAGATTTCTTGACTTAGATTTTAGTTTTATAGTTCCATTTTTTACTCTCAAAACTCTGGGTTATTATGGTGACTAGAGGGACCCAACGGTAACGAATGGCAACGAATCATATCCTTATCCCGCGGATTACACACTATCGTCTATCAATTACCTTCCGACACAGCACGAAATTTAGCTCTAAACTAAACTGCAACTATTATGGCTTTCTCTTCGCCGCTATTTTCTCCAGTTAACTTCACCTTAAACCCAAACCCCCAACTCCATCATCCTAAATGCACAAAGCCAAACAACCGCCGGAGCTTCTCCACCGTCTGCGCCATTCCCCCGCTCTCCACCGCCACCGACATCTCGGCGGTCACCGGTCCATTGGACGGAACTACTCTCGCCGTACTCGGTGGTAGTTCCGTGGCGGCACTCGCTGCTATTCTCTCGCTCGCCGACCCTGAGCGCCGGCGGCAGCTTCAGGCGGAGGAGGTCGGCGGAGGTGATAAGGAGGTGGTGAGAGAGTATTTCAATAACAATGGGTTCCAGAGGTGGAAGAAGATATATGGTGATACGGATGATGTGAATAAAGTGCAGTTGGATATAAGATTGGGACATTCAAAAACTGTTGAGAATGTGATGAAAATGTTGACTGAAGAGGGATCTCTACAGGGAGTTACTGTATGCGACGCCGGTTGTGGGACTGGTTGTTTATCAATTCCGTTAGCTAAAGAAGGTGCTATTGTATCAGCTAGTGATATTTCAGCTTCCATGGTCGCTGAAGCCCAAAAACAGGTGATCTTTTGTCcaataaatatcttttttttttccgagCTTATTTGTTAGATAATTGTTgcagattcaaaattttatgactGTGGATGGGTAGATTACCTCATAGTTGATTTATTATAAGTaacccgtttggatgggctttaagttggtcaaaccaacttataagcaacGTTTTTGATTAATGcttaagtcataaagttctcaaattcagtcaaaaatgaaatttctaacttttttttctataagtgcttaaagccattttgttagatcatggaaattacttttatatccttatattttaactaagttcacaaactaccatttttattcttttaaccctaaaattcatacacttatttttaacataagcatttttatccaaacactcaactgcttatttataaaaataactttcggcacttcaaagttctaaaagcacttcatacataaaagttactttttttaagcccatccaaacggccTCAAGTACTCCAatacaacaacataaccagcgtAGTCACACAGAATGAGACATGGgcagggtagagtgtacgcagatcttacctTTAGGTGGATATGTTTTTTCAGATAGACCCTTGGTTCAAGGGATTATGAGTACTCCAATAATCTTAAGAAAATTtccatatatattttaaatatactccctccgtctcaTTGTTTGATTGGGTATCAAGTTTAGagggaaagaaaaatatttaaactttgATCTAAAACAAGTAAAAcagaaagtttaaaattaaattgcTTCTAAATATAGAAAGGTGACATTGGGacaaactaaaaaggaaagtgtcCTGTATAAATTAGGACAGAGAGAGTAGTTTGAGTCGAAGGTCCAGAGAGTTGGATCTGCCTTACTGCCTATGCTGTTGCATAACATTTTGAGTAGTG
It contains:
- the LOC129895707 gene encoding magnesium protoporphyrin IX methyltransferase, chloroplastic, which translates into the protein MAFSSPLFSPVNFTLNPNPQLHHPKCTKPNNRRSFSTVCAIPPLSTATDISAVTGPLDGTTLAVLGGSSVAALAAILSLADPERRRQLQAEEVGGGDKEVVREYFNNNGFQRWKKIYGDTDDVNKVQLDIRLGHSKTVENVMKMLTEEGSLQGVTVCDAGCGTGCLSIPLAKEGAIVSASDISASMVAEAQKQAQEELSKAKDDQSPAPVMPKFEVRDLESLDGKYDTVVCLDVMIHYPQSKADGMIAHLASLAENRLILSFAPKTFYYDLLKRIGELFPGPSKATRAYLHAEADVERALQKAGWKIKKRGLIATQFYFAKLIEAVPA